Genomic DNA from Pygocentrus nattereri isolate fPygNat1 chromosome 11, fPygNat1.pri, whole genome shotgun sequence:
TGATTataggaaaagagagagaaggcaggAGATTCAGGATTGTTACTTTGAAGGAAAATGAGTAGATGGACTCAAAGTGAGTTGTGAGTCCCATGaatttctcgctctctctttttggCTCGCTCTTGCTCCTCACCCCATTATCTCTTTGTGACAGTCCCATTACTCTATACAGGAAGAGATGAACGCCACCTGTCAGGGTTTGGTTAATTGTGTGTCTGAACTTGCACTGCTAGGACGCTTTTATGAATGCTCGGACTCCCGAGGCTGAGGTGGCTCCTTCTAATCGATGCACAGCCACTCTtgctgtaaatatataattgaCTGTGGGTTCTTATCTCAGGATGGGGGccgtatatgtgtgtgtgcatgtgtgtgtgtttgtcagctTGGGTTTATTTGGGTGGGGAGTGAAGCTTTGTTCCACTTCCCTCACTGATGTGGTGCATTTCGCATAGTATTGGTAGTCCATCATtatctttctgtgtgtgtgtgtgtgtgtgtgtgtgtgtgtgtgtgtgtgtgtgtgtgtgtgtgtgtgtgttttttttccagataaaTGGCTGTGATGTCCAGGACAGGGAGGAAGCTGTGGCTCTTCTCTCTAATGAAGACACCAAGAACATTGTATTATTAGTTACCAGGCCAGAGGCACAGGTGAGCTACCAGCCATTGTCCCAGACCATGAGCTCTCTTGGTACTTCCTTCCATGGAACAGACGCAATTGTGATCAGTCTTGAAAGCTAATGGATCAGAGAGCAGAGCTCAGCTCTGACTGGACAGTGATTACATGTTGTGGTGACATGACTCCTGTCTTAAAGGAAATCGCATTCACTTCTGACACAAATTAGTTTGCATTTGTATTCAAATTCATGCATTTCTTAAAAAGTAAAACCcagttaattgtttttttttttcagtaaagagtttTAAGGGAATTaaaatacacactagtgaacacacacactagggggcagtgagcacacttacccggagcggtgggcagccctatccacagcgcccggggagcaattgggggttaggtgacttgctcaaggacacctcagtcatgaagtgtcatcactggggatcgaaccagcaaccttccggtcacagggccagatcccgaacttccagcccacgactgccccccaatTTAATAAAGGTTTTGCTTTGATTAGTTAAATTAGGTATGCACGTCCCTGGAGACCATTTTCTTTATGGTGTACTACAGGGTCCTGTACCAAGtccacttttattttcattgttcaTGCTACTGTTGGGTTATGGtacagttatttattttctttttaaatctatttttatctacctttttattttcatcaaacAAAAATAACTATTTGGATTTTATCCTATTTTTGCCTGACATTGTGTTATTTACACTGTCTTACTGTTTTATGCAAATATACACAATTAGCATTTAAAATGTCCCCAGTAGTCTATTTCCTCTTACTTCTATCTCACTTGCCTGTTTCTAAGTGTTCAAATTTGCAACCATTTAGCATGTAAAGTAAATGTTCCTTATAGAAACATTTAATGGTATCTCTCAGAACATTTTCATCCAATATTTACTCATATTTACTCAATTATGCTAGAGCAACATATGGTGCGGTGCTCAAAGCAATAGGGCCTGCAGAGAGTTAATCTAGTGATTGTCTCTTCTTCCAGATGGATGAAGCCTGGTTGGATGAAGAGCACCATGACTTCCTGGAGGAGCTAAAGATGGAAATTCTGGAGGAGCGGAGAAAAGAAGATGTCTTTCAGACAGCAAGTGATAAGCAAGTGAGTAGCACTACATGAACCCGAGCAGATGATTCATGCCCCTTTTCAAAGAACCCTTCCAGCTGAACCTCACACCCATGTGTGTTTCTTTGTAGTCCAAGATGCCAGATGAGGATGAAGCCACCTGCTCCTCCACCCTGCAGGATAAAGGCAGTGGGATGAGACATGGGCGTGATGAGTGCTCCAGACCTCATGTCCAAAAAAGGACTCCAAAGCGTATGCAGCACCAATGGGAGGTGGAGCCACATCTGGTTGCCACCAGCCCAGCCAATCAGGAGCTGAGCCAAGAGGGTGAACGTAGTGAGGCTGGAGTGGAATGTGATCATTTCCAGCAGCTTCTGCAACTGAAGTGCCAGATCCGGAATGAAGGCGAGTGTGGCCTGGTGTACCGGCGCAGCAGCACCATCGAGTGCAGTCTGACAGAGCAGGCCGGCAGAGGAGGTGTGGAGCGTGAGCTGCGTATGCTGAATGAGGAGCTACGCAGCATTGAGCGTAAGTGCCAGAGCATCATGCAGGCCCACCAACTGCGCAGAAGCAAGCGGGAAATACCTAGAGGAGACAAGGATAGTAGGACTCGCCGGGCCAAGCTGGAAGATATCAATGAGCAGCCTGAGAGGACGCAATGTGAGAAGCTGAGGGACAAGGACAGCTCAAGTGCATACAACACAGCAGAAAGCTCACGATCCACTCCTTTGGGCACCGAAGGTTCGCCTGACCACTCTCTGCAAAGTTGCATCCACCAAACCAATCAGAGGAACTTGCGCAGTGGCAGTGCAATTCATACTCAGGGGGTATCTTGCGGTAGCCCCTTAACTTCCCACAGCTGCCCTGCTTATCGTCATACCTCACCCACTCATGGCAATCTCACCTTTGATAACACTATTCATGCTAACTCCACTGCACCGCTACAGACCCCAATCACCAGTCCTGGGTCGCAAGGTCCAGGCCAGGCTCTGTCCAGCAGCCTGGAGCAGAGTCCTAGCAATCCATCGGAGTCAGACCCAGCCCTTCCGGCTGACGATGAGCGGCATGATTGGTCGAGGAGCCGAAGCCGGGCAGCCCCTGGAGGCAGCCACCCCTCTCCTTACCACCCCAACACCAGTCATTACCAGGGCTACATGCAGCtcctccagcagcactcatcCTCCTCTCTAGAATACTCTCAGAGCCAGCTAAGTTTGTTGAGCCTCCGTGGACGGCCCTCCCCTCCTCAGCCCGGTAGGCTGGAATGGAAGGTAAAGGTCCGGGCAGACGGGACTAGGTATGTGGCACGGCGTCCTGCTCGGGATCGGATCCTGAGGGAACGGGCTCTTCGGATCCGCGAGGAGCGCAGCAGTGGCATGACGACAGATGACGATGCTGCCAGTGAGCTGAAAATGGGCCGCTACTGGAGCAAAGAAGAACGAAAGCAGCAGCTGGCGAGGGCCAGGGAGCAGCGACGTCGCCGTGAGTTCATGCAACGCAGCCGGCTGGAGTGTCTAAAAGAGGCTGCTGGAACGTCAGGAGCAGAAGTCAGCATCCTGGAACTGAGCCACAAGAAGATGCTGAAAAAGCGCAACAGGAAAATCTTGGACAACTGGATGACCATTCAGGAACTGATGAGTCATGGGGCCAGAGCACCCGAGGGCACCAAAGTGCACAATGCCTTCCTGTCTGTCACCACCGTGTAGGGGTCCAAGCTCTGAATCAGTGATTTCTAACTCTGGTGCCGGTACATTTT
This window encodes:
- the pdzrn4 gene encoding PDZ domain-containing RING finger protein 4, producing the protein MGCNLCTLQKREEHYKLLYEIAQVNGRDFSKTGHEVAVEAMRKEPIVVQVLRRGPTASNHGNLQEVCVVDVCTQTDITFEHIMALAKMRPATPPVPDICPFLLSDSCHSIQTMEHEYFECPEYLSNPRAEVERTDEFEYEEVELCRLNSQEKLGLTLCYRTDDEEDTAIYVSQVGPNSIAARDGRIREGDRILQINGCDVQDREEAVALLSNEDTKNIVLLVTRPEAQMDEAWLDEEHHDFLEELKMEILEERRKEDVFQTASDKQSKMPDEDEATCSSTLQDKGSGMRHGRDECSRPHVQKRTPKRMQHQWEVEPHLVATSPANQELSQEGERSEAGVECDHFQQLLQLKCQIRNEGECGLVYRRSSTIECSLTEQAGRGGVERELRMLNEELRSIERKCQSIMQAHQLRRSKREIPRGDKDSRTRRAKLEDINEQPERTQCEKLRDKDSSSAYNTAESSRSTPLGTEGSPDHSLQSCIHQTNQRNLRSGSAIHTQGVSCGSPLTSHSCPAYRHTSPTHGNLTFDNTIHANSTAPLQTPITSPGSQGPGQALSSSLEQSPSNPSESDPALPADDERHDWSRSRSRAAPGGSHPSPYHPNTSHYQGYMQLLQQHSSSSLEYSQSQLSLLSLRGRPSPPQPGRLEWKVKVRADGTRYVARRPARDRILRERALRIREERSSGMTTDDDAASELKMGRYWSKEERKQQLARAREQRRRREFMQRSRLECLKEAAGTSGAEVSILELSHKKMLKKRNRKILDNWMTIQELMSHGARAPEGTKVHNAFLSVTTV